The following nucleotide sequence is from Methanomassiliicoccus sp..
TCGCGTACCTTGTGGATGCCTTCCCGCAGCTGTTCCTCGGAGCATTGGGAGGTCAGGGCCCTTTCGAAATCATCGAACACCAGGAGCAGGTCGGAAAGAAGCCGCTGATTGGCGTACTTGACGATGTCCTCCTTCTCCCGCTGGGTCCTCTTCTTGTAATTGTCAAACTCCGCCTGGACCCGCTTTGCGGTGTCCAGGTACTCTGCAGCCAGCTTCGCCTGGCGCTCCTTCTCTTTCCGCTCTGATTGGATCTCTTCTTGCAGCGAAGACAGCTGCTGGTCGGGGTCAATGGACCCGCTTCCGTTCGCTTCTGACCCTTGCGCCTTCTCCATCCCATCACCGTCCTTGGATCGTGGGTCGTTTGTTGAGAAATGTTAAGGGGTTTGGAGTGGGGGGACGACCCCCATGAGTTCTCAGTCCTCGTCCATTCCGCCCATTCCGCCCATGTCAGGAGCGCCCCCGCCGGGGGTGTGGTATCCCTTGGCGGCGATTACGTCGTCGATCCTGAGAATGAGGACCGCGGCATCGGTGGCGGAGTTGATGGCTTGGCGACCGACCCTGATGGGCTCGATGACCTTCAGGTCCTTCATGTCCACGACCTTGCCGGTGTAGACGTTGAGACCGGCGTTGACCTTGCCGTCCTTGTGGGCCTTCCTCATGTTGATGAGGATGTCGATGGGGTCCAGGCCAGCGTTCTCGGAGAGAGCGGTGGGAATGACCTCCAGGGCGCTAGCATAGGCGTCGATGGCGATCTGCTCGCGTCCTCCGATGGAAGCGGCGTACTCGCGGAGCCTCATGGCGATCTCCACGGCGGAGCTTCCGCCGCCGGTGACGGTCTTGCCGTCCTCGATAGCGACCGCGACCACGCTCATGGCGTCATCCAGGGACCTCTCGACCTCATCGACGACATGCTGGGTGCCGCCTCTCAGCAACAGGGACACGGCCTTGGGGTTCTTGCAGCCGGTGACGAAGGTCATGTCGTCCTCGCCCATGGCGCGGACCTCGATCAAAGCGGCGCTTCCCAGCTCATCAGCGGTCAGCTCCTCGATCTTGGTGATGATGACGCCGCCGGTGGCCTTGGCGACCTTCTCCATATCGGACTTCTTGACACGGCGGAGGGACATGATCTTCTCCTTGGCCAGGAAGTGCTGGGCAAGGTCGTCGATACCCTTCTGGCAGAACACCGCGTTGGCTCCGGCCTCCTTGATGGCCTTGACCATTTTGCGGAGCATGTTCTCCTCTTCCTCGAGGAAGGCATGCATCTGGCTGGGATCGGTGATCTCGATCTTGGCGTCGACCTCGGTCTTCTGGACCTCGATGGCCACGTCGAGAAGGGCGATCTTGGCCTTCTCCAGCTTCCGGGGCATCTGGGGGTGGACCGGGTCCTTGTCCAGGATGATACCCTGGATGAACTCGGAGTCCTCGGTGGACCCGCCGGTCTTCTTCACGATCTGGATGTTGTCCATGTCCACGTTCCACTTCTTGCCTTCCTGCTCGGCGACCGCGGTGACCGCCTTCACGGCAAGGTCAGCGAGGTACTCACGGGAGGCGTTCACGGACTTGGAGATCATCGAGGTCTCGGCAACGACCTTCAGGGCCTTCTTGTCCTTGACATCGATAGGCATCGCGACCTCGTCCAGGATCTCCTGGGCCTTGGTACAGGCAAGCCTGTAGCCGCCCGCGATGATGGTGGGGTGAATGTTAGAATCTATCAGGTCGGTGGCCTTCTTGAGGAGCTCACCGGACAAGACCACAGCGGTGGTGGTACCGTCTCCGGCCTCGGTGTCCTGGGTCTTGGCGACCTCCACGAGCATCTTGGCCGCGGGGTGATCGACGTCGATCTCCTTGAGGATGGTCACGCCATCGTTGGTAATGACTACATCCCCCAGGCTGTCTACGAGCATCTTGTCCATCCCACGGGGTCCCAAGGTACTGCGGACTGCGTCAGCGATGGCCCTAGCGGCCATGATGTTGTTGTACTGAGCGTCCTTGCCCCGGTCTCTCTTCGTACCCTCCTTGAGGATGAGTATAGGTGTGTTTCCCATTCCCATGCATTTACCTCCAATAATCTTTCATATACGAAGCTAAAGTCTAGCTAAGCCTGCGTTGAATGTTTGTTCTTCTATATAAGAATAGCGTATGTTCAGTTCTCCCCTTGTATTCCATGGGAAGAAACAGTATCATGACTGGCCAGATGTCAGGGGCTGGCTCCCGAGACAGGTTTGGTAAGGTGTGTAAACGCCTACTTTTCATATTTCGCCTCTCGGCGGGAAACATATTTTACCCGCTATACGTTACTCATTACGGGATGCACTGGAGCCGGGTTACGCGCGGGCGAGGTTGAACCTCCTCCGCTCACGGCTGGATGGTACCGATAGGTGACCCTTCAGCAGCCCGTCCGTCACTTATCTGGCGATGTAGATGGAATATAGCGGTCTGATGCTGGAGATAGGGCTCATCTTGATGGTGGCCTTCATCGGGGCCCTCCTCGCCTCGAGGTCCAGACAGAGCGTTATCCTGGGATACATCGCCGCAGGGGTGATCATCGGCCCCTATCTTCACTTCCAGATCGGGGACTTCACCTACAATGGCATCATACAGGAAACGGAGTTTATCGAGACCATATCCGAGCTGGGGCTGATACTCCTCATCTTCTTCGTGGGCATGGAATTCTCCCTGGACAAGATCAGACGGGTCAAGGGGCCTGCGGTGATCCTCTCCATCATCGATGTGGGCGTGAACCTTTTCACCGGAATCCTGCTGGCGACGGGCCTGGGATGGCCGCTCATCGACACCTTGTTCCTGGCCTCGGTGCTGGCCATGAGCTGTTCGGCGGTAGCCATGAAGACCCTCATGGAGCTGGGGCGCTTGGAGAGGCCGGAGACGGAGTTCCTGTTAGGCATGATCATCCTAGAGGAGTTCATCTCCATGCTCTTCCTGACCATCGTGGGCGGCCTGGTGATCCACACCGACGCTGACTTCACGGTCTCCAGCATGCTCATGGGATTGGGGGCGTTCTTCCTGTTCTTCATCATAATGGCTGCAGTTGTGGTACCGCGGGTCATCGCCCGCCTGCAGAGGATGAAGAGCGACGAGATGTTCGTCCTGTTCATGCTGGGAGCTATCTGCCTGTCGGCGGCCTTTGCCGAACTGTGCGGGGTGCCGGCGCTGATAGGGGCGTTCTTCATTGGCATGACCTTCGCCGAGTCCAAGATCACCCTCCGGGCAGAGCGGATCATCGTGCCGCTGCGGGATGCCTTCGTGGCCATGTTCTTTGTGGCCTTCGGGATGCTGATAGACCCATCGTTGTTCGGCTCGGTCTGGGTCATCATAGTCATTGCGGTGGTGCTCATTACCGTCGACGAGATCCTTATCATGTCGGCACTGGCCTACCTCGTGGGCTTCGGACGGCGGGCCGCCACCTCTGTGGGAGCTTCCTTCAGCGCCCGAGGGGGAGAGTCCATAATGTACGCCAGCGTGGGGAGCCAGGCGGCGGGGGCCACCAAGGGGGCGGAGCTTTACCCGATCGCCGGGGCCGTGACCTTTATCATGAGCGTTCTGTGTCCCCTATACATACGAAAGGCCTTTTCGCTTGCGGACTGGGTTGCCCGGAAAGCCCCGCGGTTCATGACCTACGGGGCAGGAGTGATCTCCCGGACCTTCAACAAGATGGTCATGCCCGGGAGCAGGGTGTTCACCCTCTCCCGCTCCCTCCTCCTCGCCTTCATCGCATTCCTGGTCCTGGTGATGGCGGTGGCCATAACACCTGGGCTCCCAGGGCTGGTCCTGTACTACTTGGCGATCAGCTCGGTGGTGCTGATATGGTATCTGCTGCAGAAGGACCTCCTGAACGTGGTGACCAAGGTGGACTACTCCAACCTGGGAGTGAAGGAGGGGGTGGAGAGGACGGTGAGCCATTATGTCGCCACCGCGTCATGTCTGGGCCTCATCATGGTAGCGAGCGTGGCCCTTATGTACCTGGTATATTGGCCTTCAGTCGTCGTTATTACTCTGGCCTACCTGTTGTGGTTCATCTACCTCATGCACCTCTCCTACAATAGGACCTGCGATCTTGCCCGTTACGATGAGATACGGGAGAGGAGCTTTCAGCCACCGGCTATCATGGAGATCGAGAAACCCGTGTTCAACCACCGTCAGCGCTGGAAGGACTTCTGAGCGGCTTGCATGTAAGGAAAGATGGATATATCTCCTGGCATTGTAAGTCCCCTTGTTGGCGGAGGGAAGACAATGGGTGAACTGGAGACCTGTCTGGCTGTGCTCTTCAAGCGCAAGGGCAAGAACGTGATGACCGAGACCGAGTTCATGCTGACGGTCTCCTTCGACTACCGGTGGTTCACGCCCAAGGAGGCACAGATGCTCCTGGACGTATCCGTCAAGAAGGGGCTCCTTGTCCGCACGGAGGAGTTCCTCAAGCCCAACTTCGACATCAAGGACATCGAGGCGTCCCTGTCCTTCCGACCCACCAAGGCGGTGTTGAGCGCGGAGAAGGAGGAGATCTCCATCTTCGCGCAGCTGGTGCAGCTCATCTCCGACAAGGGCGGGCTGAAGAAGCGGGACGCGGTGGCACGCATCAACCGCACCCAGGAGCGCCTGGGAGTTGACGTGGAGGTCGCCGCGGTGCTGGTCGCCAGGGACCTGGGCATCGATGTTACCTCTTACCTGGAACCGGTAAAAAAAGAGATACTGAGCCGGTGAGGCTCATTTCTTCTTGATCATATCGCCCAGGGTGAGGGTCTTGCCCGTAGAGCGGCCACCCTCTGGCTTCACCACCGACACTTTCTCCGTGAGCTTCACCCCCAGCTCGTGCTCGAGCTTCTTCAAGAGGGCGTCGTTCGGCCGCATGGTCCCGTTCTCCAGCTTGGCAATGACGCTTGCCCTCTCGTTCAGCTTGGCCGCAAGGTCCTCCTGCTTCCAATCCCGGGCGGCCCGGGCCTCGCGGATGACCTTGGAGTACTCCGGTATGAGGTCCGTGGTCTCCTCGTCGGAGTAGATGGACCGGGTACGCATCCTGCGCTCCCGAGCCTCCAGCCTCTCGGTCACCATGGTGCGGCTGGGGGCGACGGTGGTTCCCCGCTTCGCCCCCCCGCCCTTTCCGTCCGGGCTCTCCCCAAAGCGGGAGCACTCCTTGCAGACTGTGAGCTTGGTACCTTCCACGAAAATCGTCTTGGTGAAATCTGATTCCTTACCGCACATCTCGCACAACATGATCGTTCAGTTCGCAATAATTCAACGATGATATAACATCTTTGAAGAACGGGAGTTGAGAACCACCCAAAAAGCGTTTTTTGGAAATGAAGAAGGTTCAATTAAATGTTCTGGAATATATTTTATTCTCGTGCTGAGTGAACTCTTTTTTGATACTGAACGTGACCGTACGGAGCATGGGAATTTTATGAATAATTTTATAAATCACAATGCACACTATATTCACATCGACGGGTAAAAGCCCGCTCGGCCTGATAAACGACCGCCCTACCTGTCTGGCTCCATCGGCTTTATAGGCGAAACGGTCTTATAGCTAAGGCCTTAATTAAGCGTTGCCGAGGTGACATGTTGAAAGAACCCCAGCTGGAAGAGCTTGTGACCGAGATGAGGGACAAGATCGAGGTCCTCGAGAGGCGTAACGGCGAGCTCCTGGAGGAAATAAGACGGGTAGAGGGAGAGAAGCGCTATGTCGAGAGCGAGCTCTTCCGACTGCAGAAGGAGCTCAAGCGCATGAGGGCGGAGATGGAGAGACTTAAGTCCCCTCCTCTAATTATCGGCGCCATCAAGGATGTTCTCGCCGACGGAAGGGTCATCGTTAAGAGCTCCACAGGCCCGGACTTCATCGTATCTACCTCCGAGTACGTTCCCAGCGAGGATCTTATCGTGGGCGCGAGGGTCGCTCTCAACAAGCAAACCCTGGCGGTCATGGGCGTTCTGCCTCCCTCCCTAGACCCGATCGTCATCGGTGCAGAGATAATCGAGAAGCCGGAGATCTCCTACGGGGAGATCGGTGGCCTGGAGGAGCAGATCCTAGAGGTCAGGGAGGCCGTGGAGGACCCCCTGCTCCGGCCTGAGCTGTATAAGAAGGTCGGTATCGAGCCTCCTAAGGGAGTCCTGCTGGTCGGTCCCCCCGGAACGGGTAAGACCCTGCTAGCCAAGGCCGTGGCGCACCAGACCAACGCTACATTCATACGCTTCGTGGGTTCCGAGCTGGTGCAGAAGTACATCGGTGAGGGTGCCAGGCTTGTCCGCGAGCTGTTCGAGCTGGCCAAGGAGAAGGCCCCCAGCATCGTGTTCATCGACGAGCTTGATTCCATCGGCGCCAAGAGGCTGGAGGTCGCTACCAGCGGCGACCGCGAGGTCCAGAGGACCCTGATGCAGCTCCTGTCGGAGCTGGACGGCTTCAACCCTATCGGGGAGGTCAAGATCATCGGGGCCACCAACCGTCCGGACATCCTCGACGAGGCGCTCCTGAGACCAGGTAGGTTCGACAGGATCATAGAGATCCCCATCCCCGGTTACGAGGGCAGACTGGAGATCCTCAAGATCCACACCAAGAAGATGGCCATCGACGAGAACATCACCCTTTCCGAGCTGGCCATGAAGGCCGATGGCGCCACGGGCGCGGACCTCAAGGCCATCTGCACCGAGGCCGGCATGTTCGCCATCCGCGACAACCGCGACCACATCAGCATGAGCGACTTCGAGAGGGCTATCATTAAGGTCCTGGATAACGAAGCGTCGAAGATCGTGGAATCCGGTGTGATGTTCGCATAAAAACCCTTTTCCAACCTTCTTTTAATTCTATCTTTTTGTCTTCTCTTTTCCGCTTGAAAAAATATTCTTGTGCCTGATAATCAGTATAGCGGACTGACGTCTAACCTGTTATATAGCCTGTTATCTAGTCAATGTACGATGAAGGTCATGGGAGCTGCCAAGGTCTTTGTGGACGAGAAGTCAGCAAAGATCCTGTTGGCAGTTCTGAACCGTCCGCTCTCAGCACTAGAGATATGCAAGGTAACAGGGGTACCGATAGCGCATGTGTTCTCCCGACTGCGCGTTCTGGAGAAGAAGGGGCTCGTGGCCAAGGTATCCTATCGCTATGATGCCCGGGGAAGGGAGAGGCCGGTCTACCGCTCCATGCTCTATGACTCCTTGGTCTTCGTGGACAGGGGCAAGCTGAAGGTGACCTTCCAACTGGTGGCCGCTGACCAGCAGAACTTCTCTCAGGCCGGCGAAGCCCTACTCTAAAGAGGGTCGGGACCCTGCGTCCTCTCCGCCCTCGAAGTACTGCTGGACCGTGTTGTAGATGTCCTCCATGCCCGTACCCTCCATAGCGGACACGGGGGTCAGCTCCTTGTACATGCCCACGTTCTCCATCGCCTTCAGGAACTCGGCGCTGATGATCGCCTGGGATGACATATCCTTCTCGGTTAGGGCATTATAGAGAGCATAAGCGTCCCGTGACCATATGGAGAGCTCCTCCAGCTCCTCTTCCTTGAGCAGGTCCGACTTCGAGAGGACGTTGAGTATGGGGAGGGAGAACCGGAACTGGGTGATCCCGCAGAGCATCATATCGGAAATGAACCCATTAGGGGTGCGCGCCAGGGTAGGGTCCGAAAGGAACACCAGGATGCTGTCCTCCCGACCCAGCTCCTCCACCAGGGCGTTGGAGGACTGGCGGAAGGCGAACAACTCCATCTGCCCGGGGGTGTCGATGAGGCAGTAGTCGGATTCCATGGACTTTATCACCGGCACCCACTCCTTGGCGTTCACCGCCATCAGGTCCGAGGCCACGATCTGAGCTCCATTGGGACCCAGCGAGTACTCTGCCATGATCTCGTCCAGGTGGATCCAGTCCCTGATGTCCACGTCGGCCTCATAGGGGATGAAGTCCGCGCCGGGGTCCAGGTTGACGATGATGCTGCTGATCCCATTTACGTCCAGCCACTCACTGAACGCCTGGACCAGAGAGCTCTTGCCGCTTCCGGCAGTTCCAATGAAGTAAACGTAGTGCATGTCCTCGCCTCTCGCTAAAAGGGAGATGGCATATCATGGATAAATGTTGCTGATGCGACCGCAAGGGATAACTCATGGGCGTTCCAACTCCTAACCATGAGCAATCCTCTACCTCCTGGACTTGACGATGCGCTCAGGTTCCCTCTGAACGATGCCCTTCAGGGCCGAAGGGCCCGCCGCTTCTCCCTCGGGGCCGAGATACCTGATGGCATGCTGCGCTACTGCTCCTCCAAACCACCACTTCCGTTGGAGGGCATCGAGAAGGAGATGGTGCTGTCGGCGGTCAGCGGCATCACCGGATGGCATTACATGATCTCCCACAACCCCCAGTACGCGCCCTTCCTGCCGAACTACTCGGGCTCGGCCTGGGGGAGGACCTTCCCCTCGGCCGCGGGCTTCCATACCAGCGAGGTGTTCTACACCGATGATGACGGCATTTACCACATGCCATCACGTGACGGGCCGCCTCTTGACAGGATCGAGGAGACCTGCGCCAGGGCAGGTGATGATGACCATCCTGAACGAACGACGGTGTATTATGGTGGGGTTCGGGTGTCGGAGACCGAACCGCCCACCGTTGATGCCGATAGGTGCGCCCCGGATGCGTTCAAGGGTTACCTGCCGTCTGTTGAGAAGATCAGTGACGGCCGCCTCCAACTACCGCCTGTGGAAGCCCATATAGAATCGCACAACCACTGGTGCGTCAACCGGCCGGGGAGCCTTCTGGTGATACCGGTGGCGGACCTGGCCCAGCATATGATACTCGGTCTCTGCTACCTTGTGAAGAACGGAATGGGAATCTACGACGACATAAACCATACGCAGGTGCCGGAACTTAGTAGATTCTCCGATATCATCTACCTGGACAAAACGTACCCCCTCTCCTTCCTGGAGACCCAGGTGGTCACGGAGGCGTCGGTGGAGATCGGAACGTCGTGCTATGCAGGGATGCTGCAGCTCCAGGCCATGGGCCTGGGCGGTTGGATGTTCGACGGCATCAACCCCTTCAGCGTACTGGGCGCGAGCGGCGATCCGGACGTCCCGGGACTGGGATTCCGATTCGATACCGATCCCCGGTGGCCTCTCCCCAACCCTACTGGACTGGAGGGGCATTTCGAAGGCGCCTGCCCCCCGCACTGCAAGGACATGAGGGAGGCGGTCGACAAAGTGATCTCGCGTAAGTTCAACGGGGGCGGACCGTTCCACCGCGATACGCCCGGACCGTGGAGAGAAAGCCCATTGGTCCGGGGCTCGGCCCAAAGGCATTCCACGGAGTTCCGGGAGTGTGTGAGCCTCATGTGCCAGTACATCCTGGACACGTTCGGCAAGTTCCCGGGGACGGTGCCTACGATATGGGCCATGATGTACCTGCAAGCGCACCACCTGGACCTGGAGTTCTATGATGCCAAGTTCAAGCCCGGAGCGTACCTGGAGACCCACGCCCGACATATGGAGCGATGGCATCCAGGGACGAAGTGAGCATGGGGGCTGTCTTGAAAATATCGATCGGACGTCGCGAATGAGGATCGCTCTCGGGGGCCACATTGGCCACGTGGCAACCTATTAGTACTCAACGATGAAGAATACAGTCAGGCAGCACCAAGGACTGCATCGGAGGTGACACATTGAGATCGACGCAGGACAAGAAAGAGATACCAGAAGTAACCAATATCGCGATGAACCCACCGGGGGTTTTGGTGGACAACGCTCGGGTACGCGTGTTGAGCGCACACATACCTGCGGGCGACAAGGCCCCCATGCACTCACATCCAGATCATGTAGTGTATGTATTGAACGGGGGCGTGGTCAAATTGACCTATCCTTCCGGAAAGGAAGACACCATGGAGCTGGGGTCAGGCAAGGCCATCTACATGGAGGCTCAATCACACGAGGTGACGAACCTCAGCGATAAGGACATCGACATGGTGGTGATTGAGCTAAAGTGAGACACGGGGCCTTATGCCTACCATTGGCCTCACTACGTTTCCGAAAAAGGTCCAGGGCCATGGTATGTGAATGATGACTAGACCGTTCCGTCATTATATATGCCATCAGTTCAAAATGACTGTATTGAGGAAGTGAAGACCTCATGGCAAAGAAGGTCAAATACCCCATCAAGACCCCCGACAAAGAGAAGAAGGTCAGTGAGGCGGAGCGAGAGAAGGGCGGATATGGTATGGCCAAGAAGGACGGGATAACCTATCCCCCGGCCAAGAAAGAAGGTAAGAAGTAAAAGCTTGGTCCTCTGGCTCCGCCTCCAAACGCCCTCTCGCGAGGGTTCATTACGTTGCAACGAGAGGACGCCTAGTGCGTTTGTACCCTTTTTTCCATTTTTTGTTTAGTAGCTCAAATGATGGTCGAACAAGGTCAATTTAATCATCCGTTACTCCGTCAAGAGAGTGTAACTGTTCACGCTGCATGGAACGGCCACAAGGCAATGGCAGTGGCTCAATAGAAGTAAAAATGTCAAAATGAAAGGATGATGTAGGGAGCGGGCCCGGAGGGATTCGAACCCTCGGCCCATCGGTTAAGAGCCGATTGCTCTACCTAGCTGAGCTACGGGCCCCCTGTAAGCCCGTGAAATATGGTCGATATACATAAGTCTTTCTGAACTCTCGTGAGGTCAGAGAACAGAAAATGTCGGAGAACATTCCAGCCCCGACCGGCCAGGAAAAGAACGCCGATCTAGGCCATATCGTTACGCCATGCTAGGGAGGAGCTATATTTATGCGCTATCAAGATGGCTGGTACCTCCCATTTGAGCAATAGCATTGAAGAACTTGCCCGCTTCAGCCGATGTCATCGACAACAATGTGATCGAGTGTTGAGACTCACCATCTAGCACACATTGGATACTGCCCTGCGAGCGGAGATCGGGGAAGCCATGACACATGCGACCGTTCCAAGGAACGTCGTCTGTTTGGTATCGTGGTCAGGCAGCGGACGTCGATTAGCGAGCAACTCTTGATAGGGCAAAAGCGTCGTCTTCCTGGGTGACCACAGGTCGCTAGTTATTTTAACCCAAGTACGTTAGAGGTTGGGATGAGATGAGCTCGATAGAGGTGCACGTCCTGGCCAGTGGGAGCGACGGCAACTGTTCTGTCATTTGCACCGAGGACACCATGATCATGCTCGATGCTGGCATCTCCGGCAGGCGGATCGCCAACCTCATGGGCCGCGTGGGCCTGGACCCCTGCGACCTCGATGCCATCCTTCTGACCCACGAGCACTC
It contains:
- a CDS encoding DUF2240 family protein: MGELETCLAVLFKRKGKNVMTETEFMLTVSFDYRWFTPKEAQMLLDVSVKKGLLVRTEEFLKPNFDIKDIEASLSFRPTKAVLSAEKEEISIFAQLVQLISDKGGLKKRDAVARINRTQERLGVDVEVAAVLVARDLGIDVTSYLEPVKKEILSR
- a CDS encoding proteasome-activating nucleotidase; its protein translation is MRDKIEVLERRNGELLEEIRRVEGEKRYVESELFRLQKELKRMRAEMERLKSPPLIIGAIKDVLADGRVIVKSSTGPDFIVSTSEYVPSEDLIVGARVALNKQTLAVMGVLPPSLDPIVIGAEIIEKPEISYGEIGGLEEQILEVREAVEDPLLRPELYKKVGIEPPKGVLLVGPPGTGKTLLAKAVAHQTNATFIRFVGSELVQKYIGEGARLVRELFELAKEKAPSIVFIDELDSIGAKRLEVATSGDREVQRTLMQLLSELDGFNPIGEVKIIGATNRPDILDEALLRPGRFDRIIEIPIPGYEGRLEILKIHTKKMAIDENITLSELAMKADGATGADLKAICTEAGMFAIRDNRDHISMSDFERAIIKVLDNEASKIVESGVMFA
- a CDS encoding TIGR00270 family protein translates to MLCEMCGKESDFTKTIFVEGTKLTVCKECSRFGESPDGKGGGAKRGTTVAPSRTMVTERLEARERRMRTRSIYSDEETTDLIPEYSKVIREARAARDWKQEDLAAKLNERASVIAKLENGTMRPNDALLKKLEHELGVKLTEKVSVVKPEGGRSTGKTLTLGDMIKKK
- a CDS encoding cation:proton antiporter, with protein sequence MEYSGLMLEIGLILMVAFIGALLASRSRQSVILGYIAAGVIIGPYLHFQIGDFTYNGIIQETEFIETISELGLILLIFFVGMEFSLDKIRRVKGPAVILSIIDVGVNLFTGILLATGLGWPLIDTLFLASVLAMSCSAVAMKTLMELGRLERPETEFLLGMIILEEFISMLFLTIVGGLVIHTDADFTVSSMLMGLGAFFLFFIIMAAVVVPRVIARLQRMKSDEMFVLFMLGAICLSAAFAELCGVPALIGAFFIGMTFAESKITLRAERIIVPLRDAFVAMFFVAFGMLIDPSLFGSVWVIIVIAVVLITVDEILIMSALAYLVGFGRRAATSVGASFSARGGESIMYASVGSQAAGATKGAELYPIAGAVTFIMSVLCPLYIRKAFSLADWVARKAPRFMTYGAGVISRTFNKMVMPGSRVFTLSRSLLLAFIAFLVLVMAVAITPGLPGLVLYYLAISSVVLIWYLLQKDLLNVVTKVDYSNLGVKEGVERTVSHYVATASCLGLIMVASVALMYLVYWPSVVVITLAYLLWFIYLMHLSYNRTCDLARYDEIRERSFQPPAIMEIEKPVFNHRQRWKDF
- a CDS encoding thermosome subunit; translated protein: MGNTPILILKEGTKRDRGKDAQYNNIMAARAIADAVRSTLGPRGMDKMLVDSLGDVVITNDGVTILKEIDVDHPAAKMLVEVAKTQDTEAGDGTTTAVVLSGELLKKATDLIDSNIHPTIIAGGYRLACTKAQEILDEVAMPIDVKDKKALKVVAETSMISKSVNASREYLADLAVKAVTAVAEQEGKKWNVDMDNIQIVKKTGGSTEDSEFIQGIILDKDPVHPQMPRKLEKAKIALLDVAIEVQKTEVDAKIEITDPSQMHAFLEEEENMLRKMVKAIKEAGANAVFCQKGIDDLAQHFLAKEKIMSLRRVKKSDMEKVAKATGGVIITKIEELTADELGSAALIEVRAMGEDDMTFVTGCKNPKAVSLLLRGGTQHVVDEVERSLDDAMSVVAVAIEDGKTVTGGGSSAVEIAMRLREYAASIGGREQIAIDAYASALEVIPTALSENAGLDPIDILINMRKAHKDGKVNAGLNVYTGKVVDMKDLKVIEPIRVGRQAINSATDAAVLILRIDDVIAAKGYHTPGGGAPDMGGMGGMDED
- a CDS encoding cupin domain-containing protein, which translates into the protein MRSTQDKKEIPEVTNIAMNPPGVLVDNARVRVLSAHIPAGDKAPMHSHPDHVVYVLNGGVVKLTYPSGKEDTMELGSGKAIYMEAQSHEVTNLSDKDIDMVVIELK
- a CDS encoding GTPase, yielding MHYVYFIGTAGSGKSSLVQAFSEWLDVNGISSIIVNLDPGADFIPYEADVDIRDWIHLDEIMAEYSLGPNGAQIVASDLMAVNAKEWVPVIKSMESDYCLIDTPGQMELFAFRQSSNALVEELGREDSILVFLSDPTLARTPNGFISDMMLCGITQFRFSLPILNVLSKSDLLKEEELEELSIWSRDAYALYNALTEKDMSSQAIISAEFLKAMENVGMYKELTPVSAMEGTGMEDIYNTVQQYFEGGEDAGSRPSLE
- a CDS encoding nucleotide exchange factor GrpE, which translates into the protein MEKAQGSEANGSGSIDPDQQLSSLQEEIQSERKEKERQAKLAAEYLDTAKRVQAEFDNYKKRTQREKEDIVKYANQRLLSDLLLVFDDFERALTSQCSEEQLREGIHKVRENLAALMAENGLKEIPCEGKFDPTIHEALAVGEGEDGKILEVFQKGYYLGDKVLRCSKVMVAKRMGDDNG
- a CDS encoding winged helix-turn-helix transcriptional regulator, giving the protein MKVMGAAKVFVDEKSAKILLAVLNRPLSALEICKVTGVPIAHVFSRLRVLEKKGLVAKVSYRYDARGRERPVYRSMLYDSLVFVDRGKLKVTFQLVAADQQNFSQAGEALL